The sequence GTTgacattttaatacattttacttTATACATTTGTATCAGCTGTAGCTACGCCACAGGGGCCACCCAGGCATCACAGAGGCAggacaaatgatgatgatgatggtggtggtgatgatagTTATTAAACTGAGTGACAAGTCTCATCAAGCTCAGTTTCTTTCTTGGACACGACGGCATACATATTTTACAGACTAGTGCAAAAACTGCTGGACCAACAAAAGCATGCAGTCACGGTGAGCTTCGGTGAGCGTGGGAGGGGGGTCGTGTCATCTGCGGTCAGGTTATTTTCAGAGGAAAGCGTCTTGACTCTGAAATGCAGAATCGTAACAATAGGGCTCTTcccctgttgggggggggatgTGGGCCATGTTGGAACCTTACCTAGAAGTTTGGGGCGTAAAGTCTATGGGGGACCTGGACTAAGGCTTTTCTAAGATGTAGCTGAGTGGTTGAAAGCAACAAAGTGTACCACAGCtacccccccccgcacccccccaCATCCTCAGAACTCGTCGATGCCGTGATTAAAGCTCGCCGCTGCGGTGCTAAACGAACGCCAACTCTTTCCTACCTCCAGGTCTCTGTTCAGAAACGAGAGCCGACTCACTGGCAGCAAAGCTGAACTCACCGTCGCTGTACAGACTGTTAGTAAGAGGATTTAGTTTTTATACTCCTGATCGCTTACCGAAGCGATCCTTATTTGTACAGTTATGCAGTACACCGTATCTGTTTCTGTTATTTTGAGAGGAAATTATTTTGTGctatttatttgtaattgttTTATTAACTGAGTCTTAACTGTAATATTATCTCGATCTATGGAATGTTATGCCTTGTATGGCAGAAAGAGCTGCAATGATTCTAAAAAATGTCGATAAACTTCATCCAACTTTGAACCAGGAACAAAAATATTGCTTgagttttttcccctttttttctgctttatgTTGAAAGCAACCGACGATGCTCCCGTGTTGTGGGGAAGGGAGGAGTTGGAGTGCAGAGAGCCCAGCAGTGAGAGGGGGATGGTATCAACTTTCTTCAGAGGAAGTCTGGAACCTATAAACTTAGACTAACTTCTATGACAAGAAACAAACGTCACAGCGATTTGTTCTGGTTGGTTGTACAGCACAACGTTGTCTCCGCCCCATAGTTTTAATCGGACCAATCGCTTCAGACTCATTCTTCCTGTTGTTTTAAGCCCAGCTCGTCCTGTGGACCAATAAATGCGTCAGATGGGAGGGTAGCTGTAAGTTTCATGGTCCTTGCTCTTTTAAAAAGTCAGATTCAGGTTGCTGCATTTTCACATGCAGATGCAGCAGCGGGACATGAGAGCCGTCCAGATTGCTGATGTAGCATCTCCTCTCAGAGACTGGGGTGAGATCAATGGCAAGCTTTCCACGTCTGTGGATGAAGAAGCGGAGTGGCAACCCAAAACTGAGTGCTGACCACTCAAACATCTTTGACTTGGCATGGACGGATGTGACAAATTGTCACGCTGATGTTCTGCCAGAGGAGAAGAACAACGTTAGTAGCAACAGTTTCACGGAGGGTGTTCCTGGAGACCAACGGAAGAGGGGGGCGGGAAGCTACACGCAAGAAGCAAAAGGGGAGAAGAAAAAGGCAAATTTAAAGGAAGAGACACACTGGAGATATTCAGTCAAGGATAGAGGGTCACGACGGAAGGAGAACGTGGCAAAGCATGAGGGAAGAGGAGCAGCCAAATGGTGACCGTCCTGATCGAGGGGAGCTTTCCAGCAAGGAGTGCACGGCCCGAGCACCTTCCAACACCTGTCCCGTGGTCGTAGCAACACCAAGGGTCACTGGGCATAAAAGACAGATCGGCTCGCATACGGAGGATCACATTTCTTCTCCTGTTACATCTGCAGATGAAGGTAAGGTGAAGTCAGGGGATGAGATCCCGATCGACACCCCACTTGGGTCCAAGAAACTCAAGCGGAGTCCTCAGCATGGGCCGCCTTCCTCAGGCCCGTCCCTTTCACCTGTCCCCGGAACCAGTCCCGGAAGTCTCTCGGCACTCGAGGACCCACACGGCCAGCGAGCAATTGCCAACGTTCGGGAGCGCCAGCGGACGCAGTCTCTGAACGACGCGTTCGCCTCTTTACGAAAGATAATCCCAACGCTCCCCTCCGACAAACTGAGCAAGATCCAGACTCTGAAATTGGCGTCGCGCTACATTGACTTCCTGTATCAGGTTCTCCAAAGTGACGAAATGGACACGAAGCTGGCTGGATGCAACTACCTGGCTCACGAGAGACTGAGCTACGCCTTCTCGGTCTGGAGGATGGAGGGGGCCTGGTCGACCATGTCCGCCGGACACTAGCTGCAGCGGAACACAAGTGTTTGCCTGTTACGCCATAATTTATGAGATTCTCCTCACAGGAAATATTCTGACATGACAGAGAGTTCTAAGAAGATATCTCAGCCATGTCTGCCCGCCGGCGGATGCAATCCATTTCTTTGGATCATAGGTTCACCTCAAAGGCAACATAAACAAATATGATCAGAATAGATTCGGACAGAGGTATATATTTATAGAGATGTGGACAGTTTTCATGAATGTGATGTTCATTCTCAGGCTCCATCTCAATCATCAGCCTCGATTATAATCGCCATAGCTACCGTTGGTGCCATCATTAAACTTACTATTATCATTGAGCTAAATTTTGAACTTCATTTCATACCTTTTTATTTGACTTAAATTCTGACTCGGAGTAAGACGTGTGCACGGTTCTGTTTGAAGAGTAGCAGGAGGGATTAGAAGAATGTCGGACCTGGAAAGACAAAAAATGGATGCTTCCAGAAAAGTTGGACCATTGACTTCTCTTTGCCCTTTCAATGTGTCAAGATACTAACACATTATAAGTCCCTGCCCACCTCTGAACCCAAGCCACTGTGGAAGAAAGTGGTGGGCAGCCTTCATTCTCGCTTAAGTTTCTCCTTTTTAAATGCCCAGACCCAGACccttttgtttcctcttgtgCCCCCCCAAAAACTAAATGTACTCTTGAGATTCTTTCCTCTCATGCTGGCCCAAATTTGCTTGCGTTGCACGAAGCCGTGATGCTGCTCCAGCGGGGCTGGCGAGGAGGCATAATGAAAACAAGCGGCCTCGAACAGCCATGAATCACGTGTGTCACGATCAAAGGGGAGGCTGATGTAGCTCCCCACTGGGCTCCCCCCTAAACCACTGGaaatgatggaggaggtgagagctgatttacacacacacacacacacgcacatctgTATCACCATACACATACACCCATGAACAACACACCTATTGTTTTGAGCCAGCGTCCGAGTTCCATTTAAAAGTCAATATCATCATAAATAACAATTATATACACgcaataaagaaagaaatgttctgAATTAGTGCatgacaatatatatatatttgtgaaatgaatgaatttcacCTGCAAGATACGCTTTCATGGGAAACTCCAGAGGCGGTGGTTGATGTTCTTTACGGCCACACTGTCAAATACACATGTAGCCCGGCAACCCATCATTAAATTGTCCAAAGCAGGCTGATGTTTCCAGCTCGTATGAAGTCTTCTTCCTGATCCTCACAGTCTGTGGCCTCAGAAGCTTAACCCTCACTGACATGTTAGAAAACacttgacatttaaaaagaattcAGGTTTGGGACAGAAgacagaagcagcccccccacaGTAATGTTAGACACAGAGGCAGCATGAGAGCTAGTTGGTATCGATCACGGGTGTTAggtatacatttttattatacCCATGCATCCTCTTGTATAATTTCTTTAAGCTGTTTTCTgctttccccccttttttttttgtctttccagCTGCTGAATAAAGGGACTGTGGCCTTTAAACTCTGCTTTCTACAAACATTTCTACCAAATAAATGCAAGTAAAACTGTTCATTCATCAAGAATTAACTGGCAACACAGTCCCAAAGGgaacaatttttttatttttttatttttttctcggggcatttactttgaaaaacaaaaaaagtaaataattcTGTATTGTGATCCTTGATGACAGGATGTAAACTGGAGCATGAAAACCAGTGTAGAATTAGATTTAGTGATGCATAACAGGACAAGTATCACCATTTGtctgaaaagtaaaactgtCCTCAAAGTCTTTACAAGattcttgttgtttttgtgaaacaGTGGGGAGATTTATGCTGGAAACACGCCCTCTTTGTCTCCCGTCTCTCTTGTTAAAGTGTCTCGCTGGTTCTCCCATACTTCCTccggcattttttttttttttaatgaggtcTGTATGCTTTCCCCTGGTCAGTCAGGAACAGTTAATCCCTCAGAAAGAACACATTAATGTGCAATTAAGGACTCCAGGAATATTTATAGCCCGTTTGGGTTTAAATTCTAAACTGCAGCTTGACCGTTTCAGGCAACTGTCAATGTTGTGTATCCTGTAAATTAGTGCGTTTAATCTGAAGAATCATAAGTAGGATGTTGAAACAGGAATATAGATGCAGTATTGTGAAACGGCATTGATCGAGGTTTGTATAAACTGCTTTCCAGATATCAATGGTACaggatgaaaaagaaatgccCTGAGCCATAAATCCACTTTATTGAAGCTCATGTCTGCTGAATGCCGCACTATTATATTACACATTATATTCAGATCAGTGCCTCCGACGGGTTTGCTGAAATCTATAGCTCTAAGACGCAGAAAGCTACACACGACTCGTTGCTCAGCTTTTTGGTCAAACGGATTGATGAGTCATTTCTGACATTAACGCTTCAACATTTTTGATGTGCCATCAGGCCAGTTTTCACAAGTTGAATTGCTTTGCATCACGAACTTGCACGGTAATGTATATGTAGATTCCATTTCATTCTTCAGTGACAGTCATTGTCACGCTGTTTCATGAATGCAACAAACTTTAAAAGCACAATGTCTggacagaaagacacaacaGAAATAGGTGAACActggaaatatattttaatcaaGAGGGAAAGGCAAAATAGTACAAAATAGACAATCTTTCTATACATAGACATGGTAGGAAATGTGAAAGAAAGTATCACAAAGGTAATACAGAATAGTAACAAAGTATTCAAAGTCATGTCTATCGAGTAATTGTAAGTCCAGTTAGTTAAGATTTACCAATACACATACTAACAAACGCATCAAGGCACGCCTGTCGTGTATTTTGGTCTCGTCTTTCTATTTACAGTGTGTTTCTTTGAGAAGAACGTACAAATGACAATAATACAGGGATTTAAGAGACGAGGCAATGCTGGCCTCTAACTTTTGGTCAAATTAGCTTCATTTTGACAGCAATCATTAATATTATACAGGAGGTCATTTACAGTATTCGGCAAACACACATTAAGACTTGCATGTGCAAAAACACATGACAGAAAGTCTACACAAGTACTAGCGCACATGGAATAGCAGATGCGCTCTCTCatgaaacatacacacacacaacttcatATGCACCTGCCGTAGAAGGGACACGGTTTAAATGCGCTCCCTTGCCGTGCAGAATACTATAACACTAAATTAATGACACAATTTTGCACCAATTTACTGGATAGTGCAACAGCAGCAGGGCGTCTGCAATCCTAAACGCTTCACTTATAATGCACGGCCATTTCCTTGCGTGAGGCCTTCTGTTGGGCAAAAAGATGCCCAGGGTCCAAGTAAAGCAAACGGAAAACTCAAGTTTCTAACCTGGAAAATTAGCCGACCCGACTAAACATCATCCTGCCGGCCAAATTCACCCGGAGTGCCAATTTGATTTCATGATGATGTAATCATGCACACCTACTCACAATCATGTCTCTCTTTCAAATTTCACATGTTGGCTAATAAGAGCTTAAAAAAATGATTGTGCAAACTAATCATGAATTTCAATACCTAAATGGTTTTTAACCCTCTAAGACTAAACAGATCAGGACTGTACTGTCATCCacaaatataattaattcaGCTCGTTTCTTAGCATCTCTGATCTAAAAATGAGTTTTGGTCATTATTGGGGGGCCAAAACCTACAAAATCAACAAGCCTTGTTTTGCCACACAATGGctccataaaaaaataaaatgtcttgcTTTGTTGGAATGCAGAGCCCGTCATGCTGCGACTGCAGGGCAGGCAATCGACTCGTTTCACGAACAAGATGAATGAATTCCGTGAATGTAAACACCGACATTGATGGACTGACAAATTCAGAATGTCATTGTCAAGACTGATAAAACAAGACATCGACCGCTGTTACTAGAAAGTTGCAGAGAAGTGTCacatagaaaaacaaatccccccccccccaaaaaaaaaaaaaaaaaatgaattagaCTGGGATGAAAGCCTGGAACTTTCACTACTTATCAAAACTTATGCAAAAATGATGCTCACCTTCCTCCACAGGTTTGAACACGGTCTAATGAATGTACAATCACCgcagcaacagcagccactcAGCCCCATTGCTCAGGACAGACTGCTTTAAGGCAAATTTCTTTGGGTGACCTCCATTaagtgcattttatttattgctagTATAACACACTGGGACTCAGTGGTGCCATGGTGGAATGGATGGTTCCTGATTctcaaatataaacaataacatCAGCATTCGATACTAGTCACGAGTTCACCACTGCTTTGCATGACTGTGTGAATAAAACACTGTAGTCGCCTCCTTTAAGGTGATCTTCACGCGGAAACACAACTCGACAGAACTTTGACCTTGGAATGGGTCAAAGCCTTCACAAGACATCACAGTGGACGAGGCCTCAGAAAACCATTGAACAgtctacagagagagagaagttgtTATGGTTCACATTACGGAATGAACAGTGCAATAAAACAATAAGGACATTTCccccttctttgtttttacaAGACTACAGTTGTTCATTTCATGTCTTAATTTTCTCTCCCCCGTTGAGCTCTTTGTTTTCTATTAAAGGATAAACTGCGTGTAATGAAATCATTAAaactgtctctttttttttgttgcaaattCGCTTCCTGTGATGTGGCTACTTCCTGTTGCTATTTTCGCATCATACTCATGAGGagtaagtgttttttttttttttttgctctctcccATTCAATGTGGATTTGCTTCCCTGCAGTGGGGGAAACCCACTGCCATTTTATGGCAAAGTTAAGG is a genomic window of Brachionichthys hirsutus isolate HB-005 chromosome 2, CSIRO-AGI_Bhir_v1, whole genome shotgun sequence containing:
- the LOC137904020 gene encoding twist-related protein 2-like, with the translated sequence MREEEQPNGDRPDRGELSSKECTARAPSNTCPVVVATPRVTGHKRQIGSHTEDHISSPVTSADEGKVKSGDEIPIDTPLGSKKLKRSPQHGPPSSGPSLSPVPGTSPGSLSALEDPHGQRAIANVRERQRTQSLNDAFASLRKIIPTLPSDKLSKIQTLKLASRYIDFLYQVLQSDEMDTKLAGCNYLAHERLSYAFSVWRMEGAWSTMSAGH